DNA from bacterium:
TCATTATCAGTTTCTTATGAGAACCACTCTCCACTATCCTTCCCTTGTTCATAACAACGATAAGGTCGGCATTAACAATGGTGGAGAGCCGATGAGCTATTACCAGAGAAGTACGAGCAGCCATGACTGCCCCAAGAGCACGTTGAATAAGCCTTTCTGACTCAGTATCAAGATTGGATGTCGCTTCATCCATAATGAGAATATCAGGGTTAGTCACGATGGCCCGGGCAATGGCTAATCGTTGTTTTTCTCCGGCAGAGAATTTTATCCCGCCTACACCGATAATAGTTTCATATCCTTCAGGGAGACTCTCTATAAAATTGGCAATCTCTGCGATACGTGCAGCCTCTTTCATTTCTTTGTCTGAGATACCTTTTTTCCCATAGGAAATATTTTCTCTTACCGTGACATTGAATATAAAGGAATCCTGAAGCACTACCCCTATTCTTTTATGCAGGCAGTTCAGACGAATCTTTCTGATATCCATACCATCAATAGTGATGCTACCTGATTTCACATCATAGAAACGAAGAAGCAGTGACGCTAGAGTCGTTTTGCCACATCCGGTTTCACCTACCAGAGCTATTGTTTTACCCGCATGGATAGTGAGGTTAATATTCTTGATCACTGGATTCTCCTCTTCGTATTCAAAGGAGACATTCTTAAATCGCACCTCTCCCTGGAATTTTTTGACTGCAACAGCCTCCGGGACATCCTTAATCTCAACAGGTGTATTCAGAATTTCAAAGATGCGGCGAAGGGATATTGTAGTTATTGCCATAGTATTAGAAATTTCTGAAAATCTGAGTGCAGGCATAAAAATCCTTGATGCATAAGCAGATAGTGCAAGAACATCCCCGTAAGTCATCCCTCCTTTGATTACAAAATAACATCCAAGACAGTAAATAGTGGATTTTCCCAGTCCATTTACTAAGCTGGAGAAGAAAGAGAAAGTTGCACTGTAACCTACTCCCTGCAAGCCAATATCCAGAGCGTTACGCAAGCGATGTGCAAAGATCCTGGTCTCTCTTCTTTCCTGGGCAAAGGATTTGACTGTCTTCTGTTCGCTGAGTACTTCAACCAAGCTGCTGGATACCTGATCCATTCTGAATCTGAGAAACGATTGTTTGCTTCTTACCTTGGGTAGAAAGTGGCGATAATTAAGAATGTATAATGAAAGAAATCCTACAAGGACAAGTGTTAATTTCCAGTTAAGGTGAATCATTATTCCCAGGGCAAAGATGACTGAGGCCACATCTACAAGCATCTGGATGGTATCATGAGTAAAAACATTGCTGACTATATGGGTGTCTCCCATAACCTTAGACATAATTTTACCTGTAGGATTCTCCTGATAAAAGCGGAGAGAAAGTTTCTGGATATGCTTGTACATGGCCAGTCTTATGTCAAAAACAACCTTCCTGCTGAGATAAACAATGATGAAATTATTAGGGAAGGAAAGAATGGCTGTTAAAATGGAGAGAACTAAAATAAGAAGAATAGGCCAGGGAATAGGGGCGCTAAAGACGCTCCACTCCTGCTTCTGAATTACTTCGTCTACTATATATCTGACAATTAGAGGGATAAGCAGGCTAAACAGGGTTATAATGATAGTTATGCCAATAGTAAGGATAACTTTCTTTTTATAAGGCTTGATAAACTGGAGAATTCTTAGAAAGTTATTCATGCCTTAAATAATGCCTTTCTGCCAAGATAATGTCAAGTGCCTTTGGGGACCTTATAGCAAAAATTGCAATGTCTTAATTGTAGCATGCGGAGGCTGATCGGAGGAGTTACCAAAGGATAATCCTGAAATTGAAAGATTTAACGGTACCTTCGAGTATGAATGGCTTTATGATTGTAATCTAACTACTGATTGTGATGAGTTTAATCCAGCTGTAACAAATTGGCTGATTGAGTACAATTTTAATCGCCCTCATCAAGCGCTTGATTATTTAACACCTATGAGATATATTGTAAGAATTACAATGAGAATCTTGCCCAGCCAGCACAGTGAATATCTTGACGAATC
Protein-coding regions in this window:
- a CDS encoding ABC transporter ATP-binding protein/permease; amino-acid sequence: MNNFLRILQFIKPYKKKVILTIGITIIITLFSLLIPLIVRYIVDEVIQKQEWSVFSAPIPWPILLILVLSILTAILSFPNNFIIVYLSRKVVFDIRLAMYKHIQKLSLRFYQENPTGKIMSKVMGDTHIVSNVFTHDTIQMLVDVASVIFALGIMIHLNWKLTLVLVGFLSLYILNYRHFLPKVRSKQSFLRFRMDQVSSSLVEVLSEQKTVKSFAQERRETRIFAHRLRNALDIGLQGVGYSATFSFFSSLVNGLGKSTIYCLGCYFVIKGGMTYGDVLALSAYASRIFMPALRFSEISNTMAITTISLRRIFEILNTPVEIKDVPEAVAVKKFQGEVRFKNVSFEYEEENPVIKNINLTIHAGKTIALVGETGCGKTTLASLLLRFYDVKSGSITIDGMDIRKIRLNCLHKRIGVVLQDSFIFNVTVRENISYGKKGISDKEMKEAARIAEIANFIESLPEGYETIIGVGGIKFSAGEKQRLAIARAIVTNPDILIMDEATSNLDTESERLIQRALGAVMAARTSLVIAHRLSTIVNADLIVVMNKGRIVESGSHKKLIMKKESIYHKLYEQQKAIAQAESKVLW
- a CDS encoding transposase, which codes for MERFNGTFEYEWLYDCNLTTDCDEFNPAVTNWLIEYNFNRPHQALDYLTPMRYIVRITMRILPSQHSEYLDESSRIDAHRLKQDIWNWKYRLGRDYKQWNFVY